In Mycteria americana isolate JAX WOST 10 ecotype Jacksonville Zoo and Gardens chromosome 27, USCA_MyAme_1.0, whole genome shotgun sequence, a genomic segment contains:
- the TRIM28 gene encoding transcription intermediary factor 1-beta isoform X13: protein MSGPAVEAAGPAGKRPDSLDLLERCGVCRERLRAEREPRLLPCLHSVCRECLRAAPGPAAAPTPDGPVVDCPICKHQCHLKDVVENYFLRDSGAEAAATSQGSSQCCTSCEDNALATSYCVECSEPLCETCVEAHQRVKYTKDHTVRAADSGKAKEGERAVYCSVHKHEPLVLFCDTCDTLTCRDCQLNAHKDHQYQFLEDAVRNQRKMLATLVKRLGDKHASLQRSTKEVRSFIRQVTDVQKRVQVDVKMAILQIMKELNKRGKVLVSDAQRVTEGQQEKLERQHWAMTKLQRHQEHILRFASWALESDNSTALLLSKKLIYFQLHRALKMIVDPVEPQGDMKFQWDLNAWTKSAESFGTIISEQSLPPPSLSPQPPAASPRGPSPAAGVSQMAESPGDTAAGAELAANSPPEAAVTGVKRSRPAGGPVNALLRKVPRVSLERLDLDLSGAAQPPVFRVFPGTSAEDFSLIIIERGAQPRPPVTLTIKEEQQEAAIGDTQDTKPVGLLPEHPGVLGPSGPSLGLGSAPPGVSPGSGVSCCRVCCQAGAVVMCDCCERCYHLDCHLPALQEVPSPEWRCLLCQGLPPPSEDLADGFEEGPPHKLCHLDQQKCEYVLLELLCHEPCRPLHRLSSSPAGHDAIDLTLIRAKLQEKLTPHYRCPEEFARDVWRMIRQFNRLTEDKADVQSILGLQRFFEARLSAAFGDRKFSSALLLEPAIPLDEAEGSPAPPAGPLGP from the exons ATGTCAGGCCCGGCGGTggaggcggccggccccgccgggaagCGACCGGACTCGCTGGACCTGCTGGAGCGTTGCGGCGTCTGccgggagcggctgagggccgaGCGGGAACCgcggctgctgccctgcctccaCTCGGTCTGCCGGGAGTGCctgcgggccgcgccgggccctgccgccgcccccaCCCCGGATGGACCAG TGGTCGACTGCCCCATCTGCAAACACCAGTGTCACCTGAAGGATGTCGTGGAGAACTACTTCCTGAGGGACAGCGGGGCCGAGGCGGCTGCCACCAGCCAGGGGTCGAGTCAG TGCTGCACCAGCTGCGAGGACAACGCGCTGGCCACCAGCTACTGCGTGGAGTGCTCGGAGCCGCTCTGCGAGACCTGTGTGGAGGCCCACCAGCGGGTCAAGTACACCAAGGACCACACGGTCCGGGCCGCAG ACAGCGGCAAGGCGAAGGAGGGGGAGCGTGCCGTGTACTGCTCCGTGCACAAGCACGAGCCGCTGGTGCTCTTCTGCGACACGTGCGACACGCTCACCTGCCGTGACTGCCAGCTCAACGCGCACAAGGACCACCA ATACCAGTTCCTGGAGGATGCGGTGAGGAACCAGCGGAAGATGCTGGCGACGCTGGTGAAGCGCCTGGGCGACAAACACGCCAGCCTGCAGCGCTCCACCAAGGAAGTGCGCAGCTT CATCCGCCAAGTGACGGACGTGCAGAAGCGGGTGCAGGTGGACGTGAAGATGGCCATCCTCCAGATCATGAAGGAGCTCAACAAGCGCGGCAAGGTGCTGGTGAGCGACGCCCAG AGGGTGACGgaggggcagcaggagaagctggagcGGCAGCACTGGGCCATGACCAAGCTGCAGCGGCACCAGGAGCACATCCTCCGCTTCGCCTCCTGGGCCCTGGAGAGCGACAACAGCACCGCTCTGCTGCTCTCCAAGAAGTTG aTCTACTTCCAGCTCCACCGCGCCCTCAAGATGATCGTGGACCCCGTGGAGCCACAGGGTGACATGAAGTTCCAGTGGGACCTCAACGCCTGGACCAAGAGCGCCGAGAGCTTTG GCACCATCATCTCGGAGCAgagcctccccccgccctccctcagcccccagccgccggctgccagcccccgcggccccagccctgccgcgggcGTCTCGCAG ATGGCCGAGAGCCCCGGGGACACGGCTGCGGGTGCTGAGCTTg cAGCCAACAGCCCCCCCGAAGCTGCTGTCACAGGAGTGAAGAG gagccgccccgccgggggTCCGGTGAATGCCCTGCTCCGCAAGGTGCCGCGGGTCAGCCTGGAGCGGCTGGACCTGGATCTGTCGGGAGCGGCGCAGCCCCCCGTCTTCCGCGTCTTCCCCGGCACCTCGGCCGAGGACTTCAGCCTCATCATCATCGAGCGAGGGGCGCAGCCGCGGCCCCCCGTCACCCTCACCATCAAG gaggagcagcaggaggcgGCCATCGGGGACACCCAGGACACCAAGCCGGTGGGGCTGCTTCccgagcaccccggggtgctgggacCCTCCGGACCCTCGCTGGGGCTGGGATCTGCCCCCCCGGGAGTCTCCCCCGGCTCCGGGGTCTCTTGTTGCCGCGTCTGCTGCCAGGCCGGTGCCGTGGTGATGTGCGACTGTTGTGAACGCTGCTACCACCTCGACTGTCACCTCCCCGCCCTCCAGGAGGTCCCCAG CCCCGAGTGGAGGTGTCTGCTGTGCCAgggcctgcccccccccagcGAGGACCTCGCCGACGGCTTTGAGGAGGGGCCGCCCCACAAACTCTGCCACCTGGACCAGCAG AAATGCGAGTacgtgctgctggagctgctctgccacgAGCCCTGCCGGCCCCTCCACCGCCTCTCCAGCTCCCCG gccggCCACGACGCCATCGACCTGACCCTCATCCGTGCCAAGCTGCAGGAGAAGCTCACCCCCCACTACCGCTGCCCCGAGGAGTTCGCCCGCGACGTCTGGAGGATGATCCGGCAGTTCAACCGCCTCACCGAG gacaAGGCGGACGTTCAGTCCATCCTGGGCCTACAGCGGTTCTTCGAAGCCCGGCTCAGCGCCGCCTTCGGTGACCGCAAGTTCTCCTCCGCCCTCCTCCTCGAGCCCGCCATCCCTCTGGACGAGGCCGAAGGGtcgccggccccccccgccggccccctgGGGCCCTGA
- the TRIM28 gene encoding transcription intermediary factor 1-beta isoform X8, whose protein sequence is MSGPAVEAAGPAGKRPDSLDLLERCGVCRERLRAEREPRLLPCLHSVCRECLRAAPGPAAAPTPDGPVVDCPICKHQCHLKDVVENYFLRDSGAEAAATSQGSSQCCTSCEDNALATSYCVECSEPLCETCVEAHQRVKYTKDHTVRAADSGKAKEGERAVYCSVHKHEPLVLFCDTCDTLTCRDCQLNAHKDHQYQFLEDAVRNQRKMLATLVKRLGDKHASLQRSTKEVRSFIRQVTDVQKRVQVDVKMAILQIMKELNKRGKVLVSDAQRVTEGQQEKLERQHWAMTKLQRHQEHILRFASWALESDNSTALLLSKKLIYFQLHRALKMIVDPVEPQGDMKFQWDLNAWTKSAESFGTIISEQSLPPPSLSPQPPAASPRGPSPAAGVSQGPLQATVMAESPGDTAAGAELANSPPEAAVTGVKRRKHVNPPGEEKFVKKLLVKRSRPAGGPVNALLRKVPRVSLERLDLDLSGAAQPPVFRVFPGTSAEDFSLIIIERGAQPRPPVTLTIKEEQQEAAIGDTQDTKPVGLLPEHPGVLGPSGPSLGLGSAPPGVSPGSGVSCCRVCCQAGAVVMCDCCERCYHLDCHLPALQEVPSPEWRCLLCQGLPPPSEDLADGFEEGPPHKLCHLDQQKCEYVLLELLCHEPCRPLHRLSSSPAGHDAIDLTLIRAKLQEKLTPHYRCPEEFARDVWRMIRQFNRLTEDKADVQSILGLQRFFEARLSAAFGDRKFSSALLLEPAIPLDEAEGSPAPPAGPLGP, encoded by the exons ATGTCAGGCCCGGCGGTggaggcggccggccccgccgggaagCGACCGGACTCGCTGGACCTGCTGGAGCGTTGCGGCGTCTGccgggagcggctgagggccgaGCGGGAACCgcggctgctgccctgcctccaCTCGGTCTGCCGGGAGTGCctgcgggccgcgccgggccctgccgccgcccccaCCCCGGATGGACCAG TGGTCGACTGCCCCATCTGCAAACACCAGTGTCACCTGAAGGATGTCGTGGAGAACTACTTCCTGAGGGACAGCGGGGCCGAGGCGGCTGCCACCAGCCAGGGGTCGAGTCAG TGCTGCACCAGCTGCGAGGACAACGCGCTGGCCACCAGCTACTGCGTGGAGTGCTCGGAGCCGCTCTGCGAGACCTGTGTGGAGGCCCACCAGCGGGTCAAGTACACCAAGGACCACACGGTCCGGGCCGCAG ACAGCGGCAAGGCGAAGGAGGGGGAGCGTGCCGTGTACTGCTCCGTGCACAAGCACGAGCCGCTGGTGCTCTTCTGCGACACGTGCGACACGCTCACCTGCCGTGACTGCCAGCTCAACGCGCACAAGGACCACCA ATACCAGTTCCTGGAGGATGCGGTGAGGAACCAGCGGAAGATGCTGGCGACGCTGGTGAAGCGCCTGGGCGACAAACACGCCAGCCTGCAGCGCTCCACCAAGGAAGTGCGCAGCTT CATCCGCCAAGTGACGGACGTGCAGAAGCGGGTGCAGGTGGACGTGAAGATGGCCATCCTCCAGATCATGAAGGAGCTCAACAAGCGCGGCAAGGTGCTGGTGAGCGACGCCCAG AGGGTGACGgaggggcagcaggagaagctggagcGGCAGCACTGGGCCATGACCAAGCTGCAGCGGCACCAGGAGCACATCCTCCGCTTCGCCTCCTGGGCCCTGGAGAGCGACAACAGCACCGCTCTGCTGCTCTCCAAGAAGTTG aTCTACTTCCAGCTCCACCGCGCCCTCAAGATGATCGTGGACCCCGTGGAGCCACAGGGTGACATGAAGTTCCAGTGGGACCTCAACGCCTGGACCAAGAGCGCCGAGAGCTTTG GCACCATCATCTCGGAGCAgagcctccccccgccctccctcagcccccagccgccggctgccagcccccgcggccccagccctgccgcgggcGTCTCGCAG GGCCCCCTGCAAGCCACGGTG ATGGCCGAGAGCCCCGGGGACACGGCTGCGGGTGCTGAGCTTg CCAACAGCCCCCCCGAAGCTGCTGTCACAGGAGTGAAGAG GAGAAAACACGTTAATCCTCCTGGGGAGGAGAAGTTTGTTAAGAAGCTGCTCGTTAAGCG gagccgccccgccgggggTCCGGTGAATGCCCTGCTCCGCAAGGTGCCGCGGGTCAGCCTGGAGCGGCTGGACCTGGATCTGTCGGGAGCGGCGCAGCCCCCCGTCTTCCGCGTCTTCCCCGGCACCTCGGCCGAGGACTTCAGCCTCATCATCATCGAGCGAGGGGCGCAGCCGCGGCCCCCCGTCACCCTCACCATCAAG gaggagcagcaggaggcgGCCATCGGGGACACCCAGGACACCAAGCCGGTGGGGCTGCTTCccgagcaccccggggtgctgggacCCTCCGGACCCTCGCTGGGGCTGGGATCTGCCCCCCCGGGAGTCTCCCCCGGCTCCGGGGTCTCTTGTTGCCGCGTCTGCTGCCAGGCCGGTGCCGTGGTGATGTGCGACTGTTGTGAACGCTGCTACCACCTCGACTGTCACCTCCCCGCCCTCCAGGAGGTCCCCAG CCCCGAGTGGAGGTGTCTGCTGTGCCAgggcctgcccccccccagcGAGGACCTCGCCGACGGCTTTGAGGAGGGGCCGCCCCACAAACTCTGCCACCTGGACCAGCAG AAATGCGAGTacgtgctgctggagctgctctgccacgAGCCCTGCCGGCCCCTCCACCGCCTCTCCAGCTCCCCG gccggCCACGACGCCATCGACCTGACCCTCATCCGTGCCAAGCTGCAGGAGAAGCTCACCCCCCACTACCGCTGCCCCGAGGAGTTCGCCCGCGACGTCTGGAGGATGATCCGGCAGTTCAACCGCCTCACCGAG gacaAGGCGGACGTTCAGTCCATCCTGGGCCTACAGCGGTTCTTCGAAGCCCGGCTCAGCGCCGCCTTCGGTGACCGCAAGTTCTCCTCCGCCCTCCTCCTCGAGCCCGCCATCCCTCTGGACGAGGCCGAAGGGtcgccggccccccccgccggccccctgGGGCCCTGA
- the TRIM28 gene encoding transcription intermediary factor 1-beta isoform X9, translating to MSGPAVEAAGPAGKRPDSLDLLERCGVCRERLRAEREPRLLPCLHSVCRECLRAAPGPAAAPTPDGPVVDCPICKHQCHLKDVVENYFLRDSGAEAAATSQGSSQCCTSCEDNALATSYCVECSEPLCETCVEAHQRVKYTKDHTVRAADSGKAKEGERAVYCSVHKHEPLVLFCDTCDTLTCRDCQLNAHKDHQYQFLEDAVRNQRKMLATLVKRLGDKHASLQRSTKEVRSFIRQVTDVQKRVQVDVKMAILQIMKELNKRGKVLVSDAQRVTEGQQEKLERQHWAMTKLQRHQEHILRFASWALESDNSTALLLSKKLIYFQLHRALKMIVDPVEPQGDMKFQWDLNAWTKSAESFGTIISEQSLPPPSLSPQPPAASPRGPSPAAGVSQMAESPGDTAAGAELAANSPPEAAVTGVKRRKHVNPPGEEKFVKKLLVKRSRPAGGPVNALLRKVPRVSLERLDLDLSGAAQPPVFRVFPGTSAEDFSLIIIERGAQPRPPVTLTIKEEQQEAAIGDTQDTKPVGLLPEHPGVLGPSGPSLGLGSAPPGVSPGSGVSCCRVCCQAGAVVMCDCCERCYHLDCHLPALQEVPSPEWRCLLCQGLPPPSEDLADGFEEGPPHKLCHLDQQKCEYVLLELLCHEPCRPLHRLSSSPAGHDAIDLTLIRAKLQEKLTPHYRCPEEFARDVWRMIRQFNRLTEDKADVQSILGLQRFFEARLSAAFGDRKFSSALLLEPAIPLDEAEGSPAPPAGPLGP from the exons ATGTCAGGCCCGGCGGTggaggcggccggccccgccgggaagCGACCGGACTCGCTGGACCTGCTGGAGCGTTGCGGCGTCTGccgggagcggctgagggccgaGCGGGAACCgcggctgctgccctgcctccaCTCGGTCTGCCGGGAGTGCctgcgggccgcgccgggccctgccgccgcccccaCCCCGGATGGACCAG TGGTCGACTGCCCCATCTGCAAACACCAGTGTCACCTGAAGGATGTCGTGGAGAACTACTTCCTGAGGGACAGCGGGGCCGAGGCGGCTGCCACCAGCCAGGGGTCGAGTCAG TGCTGCACCAGCTGCGAGGACAACGCGCTGGCCACCAGCTACTGCGTGGAGTGCTCGGAGCCGCTCTGCGAGACCTGTGTGGAGGCCCACCAGCGGGTCAAGTACACCAAGGACCACACGGTCCGGGCCGCAG ACAGCGGCAAGGCGAAGGAGGGGGAGCGTGCCGTGTACTGCTCCGTGCACAAGCACGAGCCGCTGGTGCTCTTCTGCGACACGTGCGACACGCTCACCTGCCGTGACTGCCAGCTCAACGCGCACAAGGACCACCA ATACCAGTTCCTGGAGGATGCGGTGAGGAACCAGCGGAAGATGCTGGCGACGCTGGTGAAGCGCCTGGGCGACAAACACGCCAGCCTGCAGCGCTCCACCAAGGAAGTGCGCAGCTT CATCCGCCAAGTGACGGACGTGCAGAAGCGGGTGCAGGTGGACGTGAAGATGGCCATCCTCCAGATCATGAAGGAGCTCAACAAGCGCGGCAAGGTGCTGGTGAGCGACGCCCAG AGGGTGACGgaggggcagcaggagaagctggagcGGCAGCACTGGGCCATGACCAAGCTGCAGCGGCACCAGGAGCACATCCTCCGCTTCGCCTCCTGGGCCCTGGAGAGCGACAACAGCACCGCTCTGCTGCTCTCCAAGAAGTTG aTCTACTTCCAGCTCCACCGCGCCCTCAAGATGATCGTGGACCCCGTGGAGCCACAGGGTGACATGAAGTTCCAGTGGGACCTCAACGCCTGGACCAAGAGCGCCGAGAGCTTTG GCACCATCATCTCGGAGCAgagcctccccccgccctccctcagcccccagccgccggctgccagcccccgcggccccagccctgccgcgggcGTCTCGCAG ATGGCCGAGAGCCCCGGGGACACGGCTGCGGGTGCTGAGCTTg cAGCCAACAGCCCCCCCGAAGCTGCTGTCACAGGAGTGAAGAG GAGAAAACACGTTAATCCTCCTGGGGAGGAGAAGTTTGTTAAGAAGCTGCTCGTTAAGCG gagccgccccgccgggggTCCGGTGAATGCCCTGCTCCGCAAGGTGCCGCGGGTCAGCCTGGAGCGGCTGGACCTGGATCTGTCGGGAGCGGCGCAGCCCCCCGTCTTCCGCGTCTTCCCCGGCACCTCGGCCGAGGACTTCAGCCTCATCATCATCGAGCGAGGGGCGCAGCCGCGGCCCCCCGTCACCCTCACCATCAAG gaggagcagcaggaggcgGCCATCGGGGACACCCAGGACACCAAGCCGGTGGGGCTGCTTCccgagcaccccggggtgctgggacCCTCCGGACCCTCGCTGGGGCTGGGATCTGCCCCCCCGGGAGTCTCCCCCGGCTCCGGGGTCTCTTGTTGCCGCGTCTGCTGCCAGGCCGGTGCCGTGGTGATGTGCGACTGTTGTGAACGCTGCTACCACCTCGACTGTCACCTCCCCGCCCTCCAGGAGGTCCCCAG CCCCGAGTGGAGGTGTCTGCTGTGCCAgggcctgcccccccccagcGAGGACCTCGCCGACGGCTTTGAGGAGGGGCCGCCCCACAAACTCTGCCACCTGGACCAGCAG AAATGCGAGTacgtgctgctggagctgctctgccacgAGCCCTGCCGGCCCCTCCACCGCCTCTCCAGCTCCCCG gccggCCACGACGCCATCGACCTGACCCTCATCCGTGCCAAGCTGCAGGAGAAGCTCACCCCCCACTACCGCTGCCCCGAGGAGTTCGCCCGCGACGTCTGGAGGATGATCCGGCAGTTCAACCGCCTCACCGAG gacaAGGCGGACGTTCAGTCCATCCTGGGCCTACAGCGGTTCTTCGAAGCCCGGCTCAGCGCCGCCTTCGGTGACCGCAAGTTCTCCTCCGCCCTCCTCCTCGAGCCCGCCATCCCTCTGGACGAGGCCGAAGGGtcgccggccccccccgccggccccctgGGGCCCTGA
- the TRIM28 gene encoding transcription intermediary factor 1-beta isoform X12 — protein sequence MSGPAVEAAGPAGKRPDSLDLLERCGVCRERLRAEREPRLLPCLHSVCRECLRAAPGPAAAPTPDGPVVDCPICKHQCHLKDVVENYFLRDSGAEAAATSQGSSQCCTSCEDNALATSYCVECSEPLCETCVEAHQRVKYTKDHTVRAADSGKAKEGERAVYCSVHKHEPLVLFCDTCDTLTCRDCQLNAHKDHQYQFLEDAVRNQRKMLATLVKRLGDKHASLQRSTKEVRSFIRQVTDVQKRVQVDVKMAILQIMKELNKRGKVLVSDAQRVTEGQQEKLERQHWAMTKLQRHQEHILRFASWALESDNSTALLLSKKLIYFQLHRALKMIVDPVEPQGDMKFQWDLNAWTKSAESFGTIISEQSLPPPSLSPQPPAASPRGPSPAAGVSQGPLQATVMAESPGDTAAGAELANSPPEAAVTGVKRSRPAGGPVNALLRKVPRVSLERLDLDLSGAAQPPVFRVFPGTSAEDFSLIIIERGAQPRPPVTLTIKEEQQEAAIGDTQDTKPVGLLPEHPGVLGPSGPSLGLGSAPPGVSPGSGVSCCRVCCQAGAVVMCDCCERCYHLDCHLPALQEVPSPEWRCLLCQGLPPPSEDLADGFEEGPPHKLCHLDQQKCEYVLLELLCHEPCRPLHRLSSSPAGHDAIDLTLIRAKLQEKLTPHYRCPEEFARDVWRMIRQFNRLTEDKADVQSILGLQRFFEARLSAAFGDRKFSSALLLEPAIPLDEAEGSPAPPAGPLGP from the exons ATGTCAGGCCCGGCGGTggaggcggccggccccgccgggaagCGACCGGACTCGCTGGACCTGCTGGAGCGTTGCGGCGTCTGccgggagcggctgagggccgaGCGGGAACCgcggctgctgccctgcctccaCTCGGTCTGCCGGGAGTGCctgcgggccgcgccgggccctgccgccgcccccaCCCCGGATGGACCAG TGGTCGACTGCCCCATCTGCAAACACCAGTGTCACCTGAAGGATGTCGTGGAGAACTACTTCCTGAGGGACAGCGGGGCCGAGGCGGCTGCCACCAGCCAGGGGTCGAGTCAG TGCTGCACCAGCTGCGAGGACAACGCGCTGGCCACCAGCTACTGCGTGGAGTGCTCGGAGCCGCTCTGCGAGACCTGTGTGGAGGCCCACCAGCGGGTCAAGTACACCAAGGACCACACGGTCCGGGCCGCAG ACAGCGGCAAGGCGAAGGAGGGGGAGCGTGCCGTGTACTGCTCCGTGCACAAGCACGAGCCGCTGGTGCTCTTCTGCGACACGTGCGACACGCTCACCTGCCGTGACTGCCAGCTCAACGCGCACAAGGACCACCA ATACCAGTTCCTGGAGGATGCGGTGAGGAACCAGCGGAAGATGCTGGCGACGCTGGTGAAGCGCCTGGGCGACAAACACGCCAGCCTGCAGCGCTCCACCAAGGAAGTGCGCAGCTT CATCCGCCAAGTGACGGACGTGCAGAAGCGGGTGCAGGTGGACGTGAAGATGGCCATCCTCCAGATCATGAAGGAGCTCAACAAGCGCGGCAAGGTGCTGGTGAGCGACGCCCAG AGGGTGACGgaggggcagcaggagaagctggagcGGCAGCACTGGGCCATGACCAAGCTGCAGCGGCACCAGGAGCACATCCTCCGCTTCGCCTCCTGGGCCCTGGAGAGCGACAACAGCACCGCTCTGCTGCTCTCCAAGAAGTTG aTCTACTTCCAGCTCCACCGCGCCCTCAAGATGATCGTGGACCCCGTGGAGCCACAGGGTGACATGAAGTTCCAGTGGGACCTCAACGCCTGGACCAAGAGCGCCGAGAGCTTTG GCACCATCATCTCGGAGCAgagcctccccccgccctccctcagcccccagccgccggctgccagcccccgcggccccagccctgccgcgggcGTCTCGCAG GGCCCCCTGCAAGCCACGGTG ATGGCCGAGAGCCCCGGGGACACGGCTGCGGGTGCTGAGCTTg CCAACAGCCCCCCCGAAGCTGCTGTCACAGGAGTGAAGAG gagccgccccgccgggggTCCGGTGAATGCCCTGCTCCGCAAGGTGCCGCGGGTCAGCCTGGAGCGGCTGGACCTGGATCTGTCGGGAGCGGCGCAGCCCCCCGTCTTCCGCGTCTTCCCCGGCACCTCGGCCGAGGACTTCAGCCTCATCATCATCGAGCGAGGGGCGCAGCCGCGGCCCCCCGTCACCCTCACCATCAAG gaggagcagcaggaggcgGCCATCGGGGACACCCAGGACACCAAGCCGGTGGGGCTGCTTCccgagcaccccggggtgctgggacCCTCCGGACCCTCGCTGGGGCTGGGATCTGCCCCCCCGGGAGTCTCCCCCGGCTCCGGGGTCTCTTGTTGCCGCGTCTGCTGCCAGGCCGGTGCCGTGGTGATGTGCGACTGTTGTGAACGCTGCTACCACCTCGACTGTCACCTCCCCGCCCTCCAGGAGGTCCCCAG CCCCGAGTGGAGGTGTCTGCTGTGCCAgggcctgcccccccccagcGAGGACCTCGCCGACGGCTTTGAGGAGGGGCCGCCCCACAAACTCTGCCACCTGGACCAGCAG AAATGCGAGTacgtgctgctggagctgctctgccacgAGCCCTGCCGGCCCCTCCACCGCCTCTCCAGCTCCCCG gccggCCACGACGCCATCGACCTGACCCTCATCCGTGCCAAGCTGCAGGAGAAGCTCACCCCCCACTACCGCTGCCCCGAGGAGTTCGCCCGCGACGTCTGGAGGATGATCCGGCAGTTCAACCGCCTCACCGAG gacaAGGCGGACGTTCAGTCCATCCTGGGCCTACAGCGGTTCTTCGAAGCCCGGCTCAGCGCCGCCTTCGGTGACCGCAAGTTCTCCTCCGCCCTCCTCCTCGAGCCCGCCATCCCTCTGGACGAGGCCGAAGGGtcgccggccccccccgccggccccctgGGGCCCTGA